In a single window of the Gallus gallus isolate bGalGal1 chromosome 32 unlocalized genomic scaffold, bGalGal1.mat.broiler.GRCg7b 32_unloc5, whole genome shotgun sequence genome:
- the LOC107049189 gene encoding uncharacterized protein LOC107049189 — MHLEGMSSHVAVANAGRPAAVKRAKIQFWEDGPATQRDYRMPEVTAKERVAVWDAVAVYVQEQLLLRKGVRIPTFGSFSIVSERIEAEDGAMTLQWPAFCLARNLAGIHNLMESYPPGHKEVQPLKYTEVAAAASVTWQTGKACIFGTTSLVSHCLRKGENIAFVLKDIGVLLIEGTRVQMKFYYDFLERISGKENLEKVVFKVPRLQDMVVSRVAAVASLTSCGRVIVFPRFRREFVPKPPPRTARKACHVPLPPLDQGKKEELPELPPLPSWIRVTFVVKKQPEKETSDVKKKASQLPAVPGASSAKKQPQKKKKGKCSTKSKAAEMAPAEAAQPPSGKEEEHGAVKAPAGGGVPQKAQAKLRKHRGAPALQQTPLAALWSSSSETSLPEERTYSASAAVPLMHRRTRSLQSQPPKTKAGLPRRGMSCPR, encoded by the exons ATGCATCTGGAAGGGATGAGCTCCCACGTGGCTGTTGCCAATGCGGGGCGTCCTGCTGCGGTGAAGCGGGCCAAGATCCAATTCTGGGAGGATGGCCCCGCGACACAGCGTGACTACAGAATGCCAGAGGTCACCGCCAAAG agcgagttgccgtctgggatgcggtggccgTCTACgtccaggagcagctcctgctacGCAAG GGGGTCCGAATTCCCACCTTCGGTTCCTTCAGCATCGTCTCCGAACGGATTGAGGCTGAGGATGGAGCCATGACTCTGCAGTGGCCTGCGTTTTGCCTGGCCAGGAACCTTgcgggcatccacaacctgatGGAGAGCTACCCACCAG GCCATAAGGAGGTGCAGCCCCTCAAGTACACTGAGGTGGCCGCGGCCGCATCTGTGACCTGGCAGACTGGGAAGGCCTGCATATTTGGCACCACGTCCCTCGTTTCCCACTGCCTGAGGAAGGGGGAGAACATTGCCTTTGTCCTGAAGGACATAGGAGTGCTCCTCATCGAGGGAACGAGAGTTCAGATGAAGTTCTACTACGACTTCCTCGAGAGGATCAGCGGGAAAGAGAACCTAGAGAAAGTTGTTTTCAAG GTGCCCCGGCTGCAGGACATGGTGGTGTCCCGGGTGGCAGCTGTAGCCTCCCTGACGTCCTGTGGCCGAGTCATCGTCTTTCCCAG GTTTCGACGGGAGTTTGTACCCAAACCACCACCCAGGACAGCCCGCAAGGCCTGCCATGTCCCATTGCCACCTCTTGaccagggcaagaaag AGGAACTTCCTGAATTGCCACCCCTCCCCAGCTGGATCCGCGTTACCTTTGTAGTGAAAAAACAGCCTGAGAAGGAAACAAGCGATGTCAAGAAGAAGGCCAG TCAGCTGCCAGCGGTCCCGGGGGCGTCTTCTGCCAAAAAGcagcctcagaaaaaaaagaagggaaaatgctcTACCAAAAGCAAGGCGGCAGAGATGGCTCCAGCAGAGGCAGCGCAACCTCCAAGTGGCAAAGAAGAAGAGCACGGCGCGGTGAAAGCCCCCGCTGGAGGAGGAGTGCCGCAAAAGGCACAGGCCAAGCTCAGAAAGCACCGtggagccccagccctgcaacaAACACCACTGGCAGCCCTATGGTCCTCGAGCTCTGAGACCAGCCTGCCCGAGGAGCGCACCTACAGCGCCTCTGCTGCGGTGCCACTGATGCACAGGAGGACCAGATCTCTGCAGAGTCAGCCACCAAAGACCAAAGCGGGGCTCCCCAGGCGGGGGATGTCCTGTCCACGCTGA